The following are from one region of the Dreissena polymorpha isolate Duluth1 chromosome 2, UMN_Dpol_1.0, whole genome shotgun sequence genome:
- the LOC127866733 gene encoding uncharacterized protein LOC127866733, which produces MPPKKRKNSDVPPTITKKRAKTTASHTATTSVNTNDPAILAITENTRNRAARRPVLNTPGLSGNQSQAVNEGDSHLTSQIIGNQSQPGVDVHTQMTRQIVDNISSTLESLVERKISEILGKNMPQTSTPMTDQEQHLNDRGIQSIQHEGHWNNLPNYNIVQTEHSTFTDSTVQSVSALLQPTSYSHSSTSQARGIVQGFEHLLNASLAPSTMETYKRGWRLFHEFCQVFSISTISLPLSVTTLALFVAFLHQKPMSVKSITTYLSGISYAHKLQNVTDPTCHFLISSLIKGAQRLSPSYDLRLPITIDLLDKLIFALKHTCETHYHEKLFAAMFLFAFHAFARCSEIASCKPSTKSFILQLADIQFDSITAPSSVSVTYHRFKHNNGKPHTINFSHGHTKQSAVHALKDYISVRGQYPGPIFTLTSGLPVPRRIFDKQLSSCLRFCGLDSKRYKSHSFRIGKATDCAQRGYSDAKIRHLGRWHSNAFQKYIRITDN; this is translated from the exons ATGCCTCCGAAGAAACGGAAGAACAGCGATGTTCCACCGACAATTACCAAGAAAAGGGCGAAAACAACGGCCTCACATACCGCCACAACCAGTGTAAACACGAATGACCCTGCCATTTTGGCAATAACTGAAAATACCCGAAATAGGGCAGCAAGAAGACCGGTTTTAAACACGCCTGGACTGTCCGGGAACCAATCCCAGGCTGTAAATGAGGGCGATTCTCATTTAACAAGCCAAATCATCGGCAACCAATCCCAGCCTGGTGTCGATGTACACACACAAATGACAAGACAGATAGTGGACAATATTTCCAGTACACTGGAGAGCTTAGTGGAGCGGAAGATCTCtgaaattttgggaaaaaacatgcCCCAGACATCCACTCCAATGACTGATCAAGAACAGCATCTGAATGATCGTGGGATTCAATCAATCCAACATGAGGGACACTGGAACAATCTTCCAAACTACAACATTGTGCAAACAGAACATAGCACTTTCACAG ATTCAACGGTTCAAAGCGTTAGCGCCCTTCTGCAACCCACATCCTACAGTCATAGCTCCACATCTCAAGCCAGAGGTATTGTGCAAGGGTTTGAACATTTGCTAAATGCTTCTCTTGCACCTTCAACTATGGAGACATACAAGCGCGGTTGGCGGCTATTTCATGAGTTTTGTCAAGTTTTTTCCATTTCTACTATCTCTTTGCCCCTTTCTGTCACGACTCTTGCCCTGTTTGTGGCTTTCCTTCACCAAAAACCTATGTCCGTGAAATCCATTACCACTTACCTTTCAGGCATAAGCTATGCACATAAGCTGCAAAATGTGACAGACCCCACTTGTCATTTCCTGATATCGTCCTTAATTAAAGGTGCGCAACGCTTGTCACCATCTTACGACTTGCGCTTACCTATCACTATTGATCTTTTAGATAAATTAATATTTGCTCTAAAGCATACTTGCGAAACTCACTACCATGAAAAACTATTTGCTGCCATGTTTCTATTTGCATTTCATGCTTTTGCTCGTTGCAGCGAGATTGCAAGCTGCAAGCCATCTACAAAGTCTTTCATTTTACAGTTAGCGGACATTCAGTTTGATTCCATTACAGCACCTTCTTCAGTATCGGTTACTTACCACAGGTTTAAGCATAATAATGGCAAACCACACACAATCAACTTTTCACATGGCCATACAAAACAATCTGCAGTTCATGCCCTGAAGGACTACATATCAGTTCGTGGTCAATATCCGGGGCCTATTTTTACTTTAACTTCTGGTTTACCTGTCCCTAGGAGAATTTTTGATAAACAGCTATcatcgtgtttaagattttgtggCTTGGACAGCAAACGGTACAAATCACACAGCTTTCGTATAGGTAAAGCTACTGACTGTGCTCAAAGAGGGTACTCAGATGCTAAGATAAGACATTTAGGTCGTTGGCATAGTAACGCTTTCCAGAAGTACATCAGAATTACAGATAATTGA